The Panthera leo isolate Ple1 chromosome D1, P.leo_Ple1_pat1.1, whole genome shotgun sequence region GCCCCACATCACGTGTGGGGCGGCCTGGCCACCAGAAGTGTGCTGATGGGCTCAGCGACGGAGGAAGACAGGCAGACCCAGATCGGGAGACTGGCATCTTTCTCCCGGGTCCAGTGACCCCCAAGCTCAGGGTGGGGCTCGTGGTTGGCGGCCGGCTTCCAAGCGGCCCTGAGCGCCCACCGTGCAAGGAGATGGCCCCTTAGCCCAGCAGCCCTCTAGTCTCATGCGCCCTGCAGCCCGGGGCGGGAGAGGAGACCCGGACCGAGCTCCCTCGGCCAGAGTTCCCAACACCCACCTGTCCCCAGGCTGGAGTACTGCAACCTGACGGCCGCCAGCTGTGAGCCCCTGGCCGCagtgctcagggcctggaggcacGTCAAGGAGCTTGTGGTGAGCAACAACGACATCGGCGAGGCTGGCGTGCAGGTGCTGTGTCGGGGCCTGGTGGACTCTGCCTGCCAGCTGGAGACGCTCAAGTAAGTGTGGGGTCTGGCGGGGGGACGGGACCACGGGGGCTTCCCAGTTCTGCCGGCCCCCCTGTGCCCCCAGACTGGAGAACTGCGGCCTCACGCCGGCCAGCTGTAAGGACCTGTGCGGTGTCGTGGCCTCCAAGGCCTCGCTGCAGGAGCTGGACCTGGGTGACAACAAGCTGGGTGACCAGGGCATCGCCACACTGTGCCCCGCGCTGCTGCACCCCAGCTCCCGGCTCAGGGTCCTGTGGTGAGTTCGCGCCCGCCCTGCTTCCTCAGAGAGCCGTGGCCCCAGCGGGCAGGTGGGGAGTATCTGAGAAGATTGGCTGTGTGTCCCCTGGGGGCCCTGCAGTGATGCGGCCCCGGCTCTGCAGGCTCTGGGACTGTGACATCACCACCACGGGCTGCAGAGACCTGTGCCAAGTGCTCAGGGCCAAGGAGAGCCTGAAGGAGCTGAGCCTGGCAGGCAATGCGCTGGGGGACGAGGGTGCCCGGCTGCTGTGCGAGAGCCTGCTGGAGCCTGGATGCCAGCTGCAGTCCCTGTGGTGAGCGCAGCCCGATGGCAGTCGGGGGCCGGTGGGCCTGTGAGGAGCGTGGCGCCTGGGGACACCTCAGGGATGACGGTGGTGCTGGTGCCCCGGGGCCCAGGCCCCAGGTCAGCTTCTGTGcctgcaggggggggggggggggggggggggggggggggggggaggcgtgCGGGGAGGGGGTGCCGTGTGTCCCTGGAGGGCGGGCGTTGAGGGGCTCGGGGCCTCCGCGCCCCGGAGGTGTGGGCGTGGCCAGGCCCTAGTGCTGTTTCTCTCCCAGGGTGAAGTCCTGTGGCCTCACGGCCGCGTGCTGCCCCCACGTCAGCGCGATGCTGACCCACAACAAGCACCTCGTGGAGCTGCAGATGAGTGACAACAAGCTGGGCGACTCCGGCGTCCAGGAGCTGTGCCAGGGCCTGAGCCAGCCTAGCGCCACGCTGCGGGTGCTCTGGTGAGCGAGCACGGGCGTGCCTGGCACGTCTCAGTCTGATGGGTCCAAGTCCGGGGTCCCGCGCATCCCCCTGGGGCCCCTCCCTACTCCCGACGGCCACGTCTGGCGACTCCCGGAACCCGCGGGCTCCCAAAGGCCTGGCAGCACCTGCTTTGTGCGCCGGgacccctggcccctgccctgcacGGCTGTGTTCCGGGGTCCTGGTTCCTTTGTTGTGCTGGACGCCTGCTTGTGCTCCAGTGTCGAGCCTTCGAGGATTTTCCCGatcttgtttcttccttcccgGAGCTCTCAGGAACCCACTGCCGGGTCTCACCGACCGCCCTGGAGCCCGACACCCCGttgtttctgttctctcttttggcCCGTCAGCCGTTTGCTTCTGGTGTCGCAGGTTTTGGCTTTGTTGGCGGCCTCTGGATCTCTGCTTCTCACTGTGGCTTCTGGGGATGCCTGGCCATGCTGGGCGGGACACAGGTGAAGGGTGTGGCTGAAGAAGCCCTGGACAGCTGGCCCTGCAGGCTGAGCCCGACAGGGTCCCCTGCTTTTCTATCCAGAGGGCCTGGTCTGCTGCCAGCTCCTTGGGGTGCTCTGGGGGCGTGGCTTGGGTCCACAGCTCCACCCCCCACCTAGGTGTCCttgctctggaggctggaagccccTGTGCACTTTGTGCCTCcggccaccctcctccctcccacctttggCCTCCGGGTGCCTCCTTGGCAGCCCAGCCAGGCTCCAGCACCTGGCGGTGAGCAAGCAAGCAGCTGTAGGAGGCCCTCTGGTGACCCGAGTTGGCCCCGGGGAGGTTGTGGCCAGGGTGTGCCAGCCTCGGGTCCGTCTGACCGCTCAGCCTGGAGGGCAGCCGTGTgcacctcctttccctctctggttGGGGTGTCTGCCCGGGGCTGGCCACGGGGCCGGAGACAGACGTGCTCCCGAGTCCGAGGTTTGGGGAACGGCTACGACGCTGAGGTCTCGGCGCACggtgtgcacgcacacgtgccTCAGGGCTCCATGAGCATCGCGGTGCGGGGACAGCCCTGCCAGCACCCTGTTCTGTGGCGGATCCTCTCGTCGTGACCCGTGCCCTGCTGTCTGCCCAGGCTGGGGGACTGCGACGTGGCCAACGGCGGCTGTGACGGCCTGGCCTCGCTCCTGGCGGTCAACCGCAGCCTGCGGGAGCTGGACCTCAGCAACAACCGCATGGACGACCGGGGCATCCTTCGGCTGATGGAGAGCCTGGAGCGGCCTGACTGTGTGCTGGAGCAGCTGGTGTGAGTGGGgcgtggtgggggaagggggagggcggCGGGAGCTGGGGGACGGCCCGCGGGGCCGTGACCCCGCTCCTCCCCGCGCACGCAGCCTGTACGACATCTACTGGACGCAGCAGACCGAGGACCTCCTCCAGGCCCTGGGAGAACGCAAGCCGGGCCTGCGGATTATCTCCTGAgaggccccctgccccccccccctccggacGTCCTGGCTGAGAACGAAGAGAAGTGTTCAAATCGATGGACTTCTGTGGGAAAGTTTCAGACACTTTTATTAAAGCACTTTTTTTGGCAGGAGGAGTGCTTGTCCTTCTTGCGGGGTCTCCACCAGGCACGGCGTCCGTGTCGCAAGTGTCACGCTTCTGTTAGGGCTCCCCCACTGGGTTCGTGCAGCGGCCCATCACCCCCACTGGAAGCAGCTCCGGGGCGGCCCATCTGCACACCTGCCCCCGTGCCCCCAGCCCTCTGGGCAGCACCAGCAGTGGGCACACGATGCACAGGGCCCACAGGGCCGGGAGCCGGTAAGGACCTGCTTTACTTGTTCTGTTAGCTCTCGAagaccctctgcccctcctcccgaCCTCAGGCCCAGGGCCTTTGAGTTTCTGACTCCACGTCCCTCAAGGAGCCAATCCGGTGACCTCCGGCCCCGTTCACACCCCCAGGTTTGCTGGGTCAGATGAAGCCTCCCCGGGAAGTGGCTCAGGGCTGCCTGCTTAGACCTGCCCCTTCTCAGCTGTCTCAGGGTATCACTGGATGGTCATCCTTCACATGTGCCGTCGAGGGGCTAATGGGGGTCCAGTGAGGTGCAGTCAGGGCTTCAGAGtggctgggggcccagggagcagaggaaggcaCCGTGATGCCTCTGCTGGGCCTGAGCCGTCCGTCTGGGTGCTGAGGGCTCGCTGTGGCCCAGAGGCCGGCGGGCTGACTGTGCAGAAAGGGGAGGGGACCAGCTGCCCGGAGCAAGCCCAGCCACACGGGTCAGGCTGAGAGGAGCCCCAGGAGCACATGTGCGCgggcacgcgcacacacacacacacacacacacacacacacacacacgcctgggTCAGGGGCCACCTGCATCCCACAGAGCCCAGCTATGTGcatgggagaaagggaaaataaaaccacaagggCTGAGGCCTGTCGGAAGGTTCCAGCAGGCCCGGGCTCTGGGCAGTCGTGAGGTGCATCAGTTTGGGGCTGGCACCCCCTCCCTCTCAGGCTCCGCAGGCCCTGGGGGGTCTTCCGGCCCAGGCAGGTGTCCATCCATGTCGCCCCCGGCTCTGCCCTGGTCCCCCCGGCTCTGCTGCTTCTGCCGTCGAGTCTCCTTGTACCTCAGGGTGATGTCCCTGGGGACGGTGGGGGCCGAGTCACCACCGGCCGGCCCCTGGCAGTCCCCTCACAGGGACGCCCCCACCCAGCTACAGGCAGGGGCCGCGGGACGCAGACACCAGCCGAACACGGCCCCCGAGCTGGTGTCGAGGCCACCGGGAGCACGGCACTCACCGCAAGAAGAAGCGCCAGATGGTCCAGGTGAGCACGAGCACAGAGCCGAGCGTCCAGCACTGGGAGATGTAGAAGGGCAGCGACAGCGTGAGCGTATGTGGGTCGTACTTCACCACGATGAGCAGCTCTGTGACCGTGATGGCCGCCACCAGCCAGGCCTGCTGGCCCAGCTTCTTGTGGAGCTTCCTGCGGGGGAGGGCACTCGGCTGAGGGCGCTGCGGCTGTGCCCCAGGGGCAGCGACGCCCAGTGTGCCCAGGCCCGCCCCCCCGGCTCTCACGGGTCATCCATGAAGTCGTAGATCTCCCGCATGGCCACGCCGCCCACGTTCACAAAGAAGACCAGCCGCAGGAGGACCAGGTAGTGCTCGGGGGGCATCCACAGCACGAACTTCAGGTAGAACGTGTTCAGCTCTGCCAACAGAaactgggggacagaggagggtggGTGGCGAGCCGGGCTGCCCAGCAGGCGCGCACACGAGACTGGCCAGCCTTACCACCAGGATGATGCCGCACACGGCCAGCCAGCGGCGCAGGCTGGAGGCGGGCTTCCACTCGAAGCGGACCCAGCTGTAGGGCGTGAACTGGAAGGCGATTCTCTTCATCTTGCCCCTGGGAGCACAGGTGCCCGTCAGCCCGGGGCCCCTCTGCTCCACCCGGCAGCCGTGCCGGGGGCCCGTGATGGGCGGGAGACCCCACTCCCCAGCGCCCTCCCGGGTCACCTAACGGGGGCAGCTCCTGGAGAGCCTCTGAAAAACGCTGGCAGGGGATGAGGAGGACCTGATTAGACAGGCTGGGGTCGGGCTGACATCCCTCCCCCCATGGACCAGGGCAGCTCGAGAGCCGTACTTGTAGGTCGGAATGTTCCAGAGGCCCTGCCACTTGTATGTCTTCAGAGACAGCCACTCAAGAGTCTTCATGCCGCAGTAGATGCCCAGCCCATTGCAAACGAGCACATCCATGATCCACTGGGG contains the following coding sequences:
- the RNH1 gene encoding ribonuclease inhibitor isoform X2 translates to MNELHDAGVRLVLQGLQSPSCRIQKLSLRNCCLTNTGCEVLPDALRSLPTLRELQLSDNPLGDAGLQLLCKGLLDPQCHLEKLQLEYCNLTAASCEPLAAVLRAWRHVKELVVSNNDIGEAGVQVLCRGLVDSACQLETLKLENCGLTPASCKDLCGVVASKASLQELDLGDNKLGDQGIATLCPALLHPSSRLRVLWLWDCDITTTGCRDLCQVLRAKESLKELSLAGNALGDEGARLLCESLLEPGCQLQSLWVKSCGLTAACCPHVSAMLTHNKHLVELQMSDNKLGDSGVQELCQGLSQPSATLRVLWLGDCDVANGGCDGLASLLAVNRSLRELDLSNNRMDDRGILRLMESLERPDCVLEQLVLYDIYWTQQTEDLLQALGERKPGLRIIS
- the RNH1 gene encoding ribonuclease inhibitor isoform X1 gives rise to the protein MNLDIQCQQLSDARWTELLPLIQQYQVVRLDDCGLTEVRCKDICSALQANPSLTELSLCMNELHDAGVRLVLQGLQSPSCRIQKLSLRNCCLTNTGCEVLPDALRSLPTLRELQLSDNPLGDAGLQLLCKGLLDPQCHLEKLQLEYCNLTAASCEPLAAVLRAWRHVKELVVSNNDIGEAGVQVLCRGLVDSACQLETLKLENCGLTPASCKDLCGVVASKASLQELDLGDNKLGDQGIATLCPALLHPSSRLRVLWLWDCDITTTGCRDLCQVLRAKESLKELSLAGNALGDEGARLLCESLLEPGCQLQSLWVKSCGLTAACCPHVSAMLTHNKHLVELQMSDNKLGDSGVQELCQGLSQPSATLRVLWLGDCDVANGGCDGLASLLAVNRSLRELDLSNNRMDDRGILRLMESLERPDCVLEQLVLYDIYWTQQTEDLLQALGERKPGLRIIS